A DNA window from Desulfomonilaceae bacterium contains the following coding sequences:
- the nadD gene encoding nicotinate-nucleotide adenylyltransferase yields the protein MKTGILGGTFNPPHIGHLRLAQEASERFNLEKVIFVPCHQPPHKNRTEIYPAQHRFNMTSLACSDNPIFEVSDMELRFPIPSYTVNTLNYFKSQTDHLVYFIMGSDSLSEIRTWKDYERLFTLANFIIVNRPGMTFRKAWENLPEALKREFSCHDDKFVHTSGTSILRSDIRGLNVSSTELRKLLKRSSSAKYLTPEAVLEYIKLHNLYS from the coding sequence TTGAAAACTGGAATACTTGGCGGAACATTCAACCCCCCACATATTGGACACCTGAGGCTCGCTCAAGAAGCTTCAGAAAGGTTCAATCTCGAGAAGGTCATTTTTGTACCCTGTCACCAACCGCCTCACAAGAATCGGACAGAAATATATCCGGCGCAACATAGATTTAACATGACAAGTCTTGCTTGCTCCGACAACCCGATCTTCGAAGTGTCAGACATGGAATTGAGGTTTCCCATCCCATCTTACACTGTTAACACGTTAAATTATTTTAAATCCCAAACGGATCATCTTGTCTATTTCATAATGGGATCCGACTCCCTGAGTGAGATACGAACATGGAAAGATTACGAAAGACTCTTTACTCTGGCCAACTTTATCATAGTCAATCGACCAGGAATGACCTTTCGCAAAGCCTGGGAAAATCTCCCCGAAGCATTGAAGCGAGAGTTTTCTTGTCATGATGATAAGTTTGTTCACACAAGTGGAACATCAATATTGCGTTCTGATATCAGAGGCTTAAATGTTTCTTCTACGGAATTAAGAAAATTGCTCAAGCGTTCGTCGAGCGCAAAATACCTCACTCCTGAAGCAGTTTTAGAATATATTAAATTACATAACTTATACTCCTAA
- a CDS encoding metallophosphoesterase gives MKIAHLSDLHFGASISPEKLKALSSDLLDQQPDLIVVSGDVTDRGHTKQFRQAKNFLDSTCSPYLTIPGNRETPVFAPWELLFPSFSMRRYRSFFGSSDQVFFKSKEHQAVFFGLNSVSQFPSWPGSISRKSRYWFKEQVEKYLPYLKVLFLHHPVLPVLRASSFWAHQLSDAGAILTICAQSKVKLILQGHKHRSSVVELRIPDNKSSIIVSSCGSPLLEHWDSVYHVIRINKRLIEIEPREFIDSKFWTRTIYEFDKF, from the coding sequence ATGAAAATAGCCCATCTCTCGGATTTGCATTTCGGAGCGTCAATATCTCCCGAAAAACTGAAGGCCCTCTCATCCGATCTGCTCGACCAACAGCCCGACCTGATCGTGGTGTCCGGAGATGTTACGGACAGGGGTCACACAAAACAGTTCAGACAGGCAAAAAATTTTCTCGATTCAACATGCTCCCCATACTTGACTATCCCTGGAAATAGGGAGACGCCCGTTTTCGCTCCATGGGAACTTCTGTTTCCTTCATTTTCAATGAGACGCTACAGATCCTTTTTTGGTTCAAGCGACCAGGTGTTTTTCAAATCCAAAGAACACCAGGCCGTTTTCTTTGGGCTAAATTCAGTGAGCCAATTTCCTTCATGGCCAGGATCCATTTCCAGAAAGAGCAGATATTGGTTCAAAGAACAGGTGGAAAAGTATTTACCATATCTAAAGGTTCTTTTCCTGCATCATCCCGTGCTCCCTGTCCTACGCGCGTCATCTTTTTGGGCTCACCAACTATCGGATGCCGGAGCAATTCTTACTATATGCGCGCAATCTAAAGTGAAATTGATATTGCAGGGTCATAAACACAGGTCTTCGGTAGTCGAACTTCGAATTCCCGATAATAAAAGCTCCATCATTGTATCGTCTTGCGGGTCTCCTTTGTTGGAACACTGGGACAGCGTATATCACGTCATCAGAATCAACAAAAGATTAATCGAAATTGAACCACGGGAATTTATTGATAGCAAATTCTGGACTAGAACAATCTATGAATTTGACAAATTCTGA
- the rsfS gene encoding ribosome silencing factor, with amino-acid sequence MNKSAKRLTIHDSKVKAENLLRTALSKKAINPVLMRLSRLTPITDYFLIVSGRSARHVKSIAEGILEAASATGTRAYSTEGLSQGNWVLLDYGEVIVHVFQIASREFYDLEGLWSDAPREIFAPDIIKEIAASKDIEDEDDLNLF; translated from the coding sequence ATGAATAAATCAGCCAAGCGACTCACAATCCACGATTCCAAAGTAAAAGCGGAAAACCTTCTAAGAACCGCTCTTTCAAAAAAAGCGATAAATCCAGTGCTGATGAGACTGAGCCGACTAACCCCGATTACGGATTATTTTCTTATTGTCTCCGGAAGATCCGCTAGACACGTAAAATCAATAGCGGAGGGAATTCTTGAAGCCGCGTCAGCCACAGGCACACGCGCATATTCAACCGAAGGTTTATCTCAAGGAAATTGGGTGTTGCTGGATTATGGTGAAGTTATAGTTCATGTTTTCCAGATTGCCTCGAGAGAATTCTACGATTTGGAAGGACTCTGGTCGGACGCCCCCCGTGAAATTTTCGCGCCTGATATAATTAAGGAGATTGCGGCATCTAAAGACATCGAGGATGAAGATGACCTCAATCTTTTTTGA
- a CDS encoding indolepyruvate oxidoreductase subunit beta, whose protein sequence is MSQDRVYNVLIVGVGGQGIILASDVLGRVAARHGYDVKKNEIHGMAQRGGSVSSHVRFGKTVNSPIIRMGEADVLLSFEQIETLRYFPFLSEKGQVVVNDQKILPPAVFTGQQEYPNDVLEKIKQKAPNTIIVDGPEIAKKIGNPKVLNVIFLGVLSKFLDIPAEVYEKTLRESLKPKLVEINIRAFNEGRAMA, encoded by the coding sequence ATGAGCCAGGATCGTGTATACAATGTATTGATTGTCGGCGTTGGCGGACAGGGCATAATTCTAGCGAGTGACGTGCTTGGTCGTGTGGCCGCGAGACACGGTTATGACGTGAAAAAGAACGAAATTCACGGGATGGCCCAGAGAGGCGGCTCTGTTTCAAGCCACGTTCGTTTTGGAAAGACTGTGAATTCTCCTATCATTAGGATGGGGGAAGCTGATGTTCTGCTCTCCTTTGAACAGATTGAGACACTTAGATATTTTCCGTTCCTGTCTGAGAAAGGGCAGGTCGTTGTGAACGATCAAAAGATTTTGCCTCCCGCTGTTTTCACGGGCCAGCAGGAATACCCGAACGATGTTCTCGAAAAAATTAAGCAAAAAGCCCCAAACACCATAATTGTCGACGGGCCGGAAATCGCCAAGAAGATTGGGAACCCAAAGGTGCTAAACGTGATATTCCTCGGTGTACTGTCAAAGTTCCTGGATATCCCGGCTGAAGTTTACGAAAAGACCCTGAGAGAATCACTAAAACCAAAGCTCGTAGAAATTAATATTAGGGCCTTTAACGAAGGACGAGCAATGGCCTAA
- the tsaB gene encoding tRNA (adenosine(37)-N6)-threonylcarbamoyltransferase complex dimerization subunit type 1 TsaB — protein MLILAAHTTTPELCIALTREEKLIQELVLKPGKEHLENISGAIQEVLTIANLEPGSLNGLAVAVGPGSFSGIRVGLSVFKGLALGLGLKICGVSTLEILAWQALEIGDVGVPIIEAGRGEVYSGFVKKSSEAIEIIQSPRLVNKSELAEFIARFEPREVFICGAQELIEDIFENRDVYLKPVLRPSASACGILAEKRLRCGLSDDIHRLVPVYVRRSDAEVKKDTVRSS, from the coding sequence TTGCTGATTCTTGCTGCGCACACCACTACCCCTGAACTCTGTATAGCTCTAACAAGAGAAGAAAAGCTGATCCAGGAACTGGTCCTGAAGCCTGGCAAGGAACATCTTGAAAACATCTCAGGGGCAATCCAGGAAGTTCTCACAATAGCGAATCTTGAACCCGGCAGCCTCAATGGGCTCGCCGTAGCGGTAGGACCCGGATCATTCTCTGGGATACGGGTGGGTCTGTCTGTATTCAAAGGTCTAGCTCTTGGGCTAGGCCTAAAAATTTGCGGTGTTTCGACTCTGGAGATCCTTGCCTGGCAGGCTTTGGAAATTGGAGATGTAGGAGTCCCTATAATTGAGGCTGGCAGGGGTGAGGTTTACTCGGGTTTTGTTAAAAAAAGTTCCGAGGCCATAGAAATTATTCAATCCCCAAGACTGGTAAACAAAAGCGAATTGGCGGAATTTATAGCGCGATTCGAACCACGTGAAGTGTTTATTTGTGGGGCTCAGGAACTGATAGAGGATATTTTCGAGAACCGGGATGTCTATCTAAAACCTGTGCTTAGGCCTTCTGCTTCGGCTTGTGGCATCCTTGCCGAAAAGCGTTTAAGGTGTGGTCTTTCAGATGACATTCATCGGCTCGTTCCTGTGTATGTGAGGAGATCCGACGCAGAGGTGAAGAAAGATACAGTCAGGTCCTCCTGA
- the rseP gene encoding RIP metalloprotease RseP — translation MEYILGFIVLLGVLIFVHEFGHFIVAKALGVKVLKFSLGFSPVMIKRKWGETEYMLSWIPLGGYVKLFGEEPDSEEEIPPEEQHRTFTGKPVWARMAIVAAGPVFNFIFAVILLCSGFVAGFPVLAPEVGKALPGSPAIEAGFQPGDLIKAIDGRAVWRWDDVRNTIEDAAGKRLVFTVDRDGSVKEISVTPTLTDQKDVFGELKGRIGIAPSGKKIELSFVASIGEGVRFSGYLTKLVVMTVVKLVRGEIGVKALSGPITIAQASGESLKAGVFSFIFLMSYISINLAIINLLPIPVLDGGHLLFFLIEAVIRKPVTGKIREVAVQLGLLIIVFLIGLVFFNDIYRIVTKGWALSP, via the coding sequence TTGGAATATATTCTTGGTTTTATCGTCCTATTAGGCGTCTTAATTTTTGTTCATGAATTTGGGCACTTCATTGTGGCAAAAGCCCTAGGGGTCAAGGTCCTTAAATTTTCACTCGGATTTTCACCTGTAATGATTAAAAGAAAATGGGGTGAGACCGAGTATATGCTCAGTTGGATACCTCTGGGCGGATATGTGAAACTCTTCGGTGAAGAACCCGATTCTGAGGAGGAGATCCCTCCTGAAGAACAACACAGGACATTTACAGGTAAACCCGTTTGGGCAAGAATGGCGATTGTGGCCGCGGGGCCGGTCTTCAATTTTATCTTTGCTGTGATTCTCCTGTGTTCCGGTTTTGTAGCGGGTTTTCCTGTGCTAGCCCCGGAAGTCGGCAAGGCTCTTCCTGGCAGTCCTGCTATTGAAGCAGGTTTTCAACCCGGGGATTTGATCAAAGCCATAGACGGCAGGGCCGTTTGGCGATGGGATGACGTAAGGAATACGATAGAAGACGCTGCCGGCAAGCGCCTCGTCTTTACGGTTGACCGAGATGGTAGCGTTAAGGAGATTTCCGTCACTCCCACATTAACTGATCAAAAAGATGTCTTTGGCGAACTTAAGGGAAGGATAGGCATTGCTCCATCCGGAAAAAAGATTGAACTGAGCTTTGTGGCCTCGATTGGTGAAGGTGTCCGCTTTTCAGGATATTTGACAAAACTTGTGGTCATGACTGTCGTTAAGCTGGTTCGTGGGGAAATAGGCGTCAAGGCATTGAGTGGTCCTATAACAATTGCCCAGGCTTCCGGCGAAAGCCTGAAAGCCGGAGTTTTCAGCTTCATATTTCTCATGAGCTACATTAGCATTAACCTGGCGATTATCAATTTGCTTCCTATACCAGTCTTGGATGGCGGGCATCTTTTGTTTTTCCTCATCGAGGCGGTAATAAGAAAGCCGGTCACCGGGAAAATCAGGGAAGTCGCTGTTCAGTTAGGTCTTTTGATCATAGTGTTCCTGATTGGTTTAGTCTTTTTCAATGACATATACAGGATCGTCACAAAAGGTTGGGCACTGTCTCCTTAG
- the rmuC gene encoding DNA recombination protein RmuC codes for MNLGAPEFFVFGFLLGSFCVYFIVNTRASLKIQRSLASAAGEHAALLERLQIRETQVQEFRKEAENCREVISRLRLQNSGLQNHVTSLTTEIRAEKKYSDEKLSMFEIAQSKMIDVFKSVSSEALSHNNQSFLDLAKSELEKSRLKAKSDIESEKFEIQSLISPLKNSLQKVDAQLQDLEKQRIEAYSSVSEQVGALARAQEQLRSETSNLAHALKTPIVRGHWGEMQLRRVVELSGMLNHCDFEEQPSISTESGRLRPDMIIKLPGRKTVVVDAKAPMDGYLKAVAAESGKDRLRHLKSHARQIRDHIGKLASKSYWEQFDNAPEFVVMFLPGEIYFSAALENDPGLIEVGLNQRVILASPTTIIALLRAVAYGWRQEKIAESALQISDLGKDVYERIRIWVDHIEKIGKGLEGAVTAYNKSVISLESRVLPSVRKFTDLGTGGQGNIVGLRPVDKAVNVSENRPSTKSALA; via the coding sequence ATGAACCTAGGTGCGCCGGAGTTTTTCGTTTTTGGATTTTTGCTAGGCTCATTTTGCGTTTACTTCATAGTAAACACCAGAGCTTCTTTGAAAATTCAACGGTCACTCGCTTCCGCCGCCGGCGAACACGCCGCCCTGTTAGAACGTCTTCAGATTCGCGAGACGCAAGTTCAGGAATTCAGGAAAGAGGCTGAAAATTGTCGTGAAGTCATATCCAGACTCAGGTTGCAGAATTCTGGACTTCAAAATCATGTGACCTCTCTCACAACGGAGATCAGGGCCGAAAAAAAATATTCGGATGAGAAACTCAGTATGTTCGAGATTGCTCAATCGAAGATGATTGACGTGTTCAAGTCAGTTTCGTCCGAGGCATTGAGTCACAACAATCAGAGTTTTCTGGACCTTGCCAAAAGTGAATTGGAGAAGAGCCGACTTAAAGCCAAGAGTGACATTGAGAGCGAAAAGTTTGAAATTCAGTCGTTGATATCACCCTTAAAAAATTCGCTCCAGAAAGTGGATGCGCAACTTCAAGACCTTGAAAAACAAAGAATCGAGGCATACTCCAGCGTCAGCGAACAGGTTGGGGCTCTGGCTAGAGCACAGGAACAGTTGAGGTCAGAGACATCAAACCTCGCCCATGCATTGAAAACACCGATAGTTAGAGGACATTGGGGAGAAATGCAACTACGCAGGGTTGTGGAATTGTCCGGTATGCTTAATCATTGCGATTTTGAGGAACAACCATCCATTTCTACAGAATCCGGACGCCTGCGTCCGGATATGATCATCAAGCTACCGGGACGGAAAACCGTGGTCGTAGACGCTAAAGCCCCCATGGACGGTTATTTGAAGGCGGTTGCGGCTGAATCTGGCAAGGACCGATTGCGGCATTTGAAGAGTCATGCACGACAAATCAGGGATCACATTGGGAAATTGGCTTCCAAGTCCTACTGGGAACAATTCGATAACGCCCCGGAATTTGTCGTCATGTTCCTGCCTGGCGAAATCTACTTCAGCGCAGCGCTTGAAAATGATCCCGGCTTAATCGAAGTGGGCCTGAACCAACGCGTTATCCTCGCGTCGCCAACCACAATCATCGCATTGCTTAGGGCGGTCGCATACGGATGGCGGCAGGAGAAAATTGCCGAGAGCGCTCTCCAGATAAGTGATCTTGGGAAAGACGTTTATGAACGCATTCGCATATGGGTTGACCACATCGAAAAAATCGGCAAAGGCCTGGAAGGCGCTGTGACCGCGTATAACAAGTCCGTGATATCTCTTGAGTCTCGGGTTCTTCCGTCAGTACGAAAGTTTACCGACCTTGGCACGGGAGGTCAGGGCAATATCGTTGGCCTGCGTCCCGTCGACAAAGCAGTCAATGTTTCAGAAAATCGCCCGTCAACAAAGTCCGCCTTGGCATGA
- a CDS encoding DUF296 domain-containing protein, producing MGLQFLARLPKGLDLLDTITDEFRSRSIRSGSFNLIGALTKAVIGFYNPGEQKYSFKEFNEDLEIVSCIGNISEKDGEIFAHAHILVADQKFQCFGGHLGPGSIIFASELCGIEIPGHIMRREYDEATGLMLWAKS from the coding sequence ATGGGATTACAGTTTTTGGCGCGTCTCCCTAAGGGTCTAGATTTGCTGGACACCATCACCGATGAGTTTCGATCCAGATCAATTCGCAGTGGATCTTTCAATCTGATTGGAGCCTTAACGAAGGCTGTTATAGGTTTCTACAATCCGGGTGAACAAAAGTATAGTTTTAAGGAATTCAATGAAGACTTAGAAATTGTTTCCTGCATCGGTAACATATCAGAAAAGGATGGCGAGATATTCGCTCATGCCCACATTCTGGTTGCAGATCAAAAATTTCAGTGTTTTGGAGGCCATCTCGGACCAGGCTCAATAATTTTCGCTTCCGAACTCTGCGGAATCGAGATACCCGGACACATAATGAGAAGAGAATATGACGAGGCGACCGGACTGATGCTATGGGCAAAATCTTGA
- a CDS encoding PAS domain S-box protein, with protein sequence MGIGSSTKTENSNDLQIGNVDDSASFSSQSLPHLEDKHKDPDKQLRIFRILYDLALSIPKGRSIDENLDLIAQKAREILQTDTSFIALLDDQSHELYMRAFSGIQTHDFRMMRFPIGSGMGGKVSAEKVGVIVYDYFREMASSPVLETVKAEGVISGIAVPLRSRGVDLGVLYVFNRSYTIFTEDDLATVTLVGNLAAVEISRSIYAERLRQAQSTLEARVLDRTASLMETKKSLEREIADRETLQQALIESEKRYRGLVESANDIIFSCDANGCFTLINRVALRITGYSREEIFGRRYVDFIHPAYKDEIEEFYFNQVRKKIPDTYKEYPIVSKRGQIIWLGQIVQLITEQSRIIGFQAIARDITKRKAALKALEESEQEFRSIFEYSPIGIFRFDRNGVITTCNEKFIEIIGSSREKLVGLDMLNLLKDQSILGSIRKALSGTIGYYEGAYASVTAKKITPVKCVMSPVLIDGVFQGGIGIVEDITERRKAEDELRKSKEMMEAILNASSDMAFLADTAGLILRTNKTMAASFNIPVDDLIGKNCFDLIDPESAERRREKFGQVIAEKKAIRFEDTRAENYFDQSFYPIFDTRSEVVQIAVFSRDITEKKKSEEAFLQSERFKAVAGLAAGVAHNFNNLLQVVMAGSELALQETRKGNLQNIEVVMRRMINGCKFGAETVKRLQEFAGISSQRDRPLEILDVSEIIKQAVEITKPFWKNNPEREGIYINMVLNLKDGCFLVGKKHEMFEVLVNLIKNSVEAMPDGGDLCIACEPEDREIIVKIKDTGIGIGSENIGKLFTPFFTTKMKSGAGLGLATTRKIINDHGGHIFAASDVEKGALFTMVLPLKQPLGL encoded by the coding sequence ATGGGCATTGGTTCATCAACAAAAACCGAAAATTCGAACGATCTTCAGATCGGCAATGTTGATGATTCGGCGTCGTTCTCTTCACAATCTCTTCCACACTTGGAAGACAAACATAAAGATCCCGATAAACAATTACGCATTTTTCGCATCCTATACGATCTCGCACTTTCAATACCCAAGGGAAGATCCATTGACGAGAACCTGGATCTCATAGCGCAAAAGGCCAGGGAAATACTTCAGACGGACACATCATTTATAGCGTTGCTTGATGATCAATCTCATGAGTTGTACATGAGGGCCTTCTCAGGGATTCAGACGCATGATTTTAGAATGATGCGTTTCCCTATCGGTTCCGGAATGGGTGGAAAAGTCTCAGCGGAAAAGGTTGGGGTTATTGTCTATGATTATTTTAGGGAAATGGCCAGTAGTCCAGTGCTTGAAACAGTGAAGGCTGAAGGCGTAATTTCCGGGATTGCGGTTCCTTTGAGGAGTCGCGGGGTAGATCTTGGAGTCCTTTACGTTTTCAATAGAAGCTACACCATATTTACTGAGGATGATCTAGCAACCGTTACTTTGGTGGGGAACCTAGCGGCGGTAGAAATTTCACGTTCAATTTACGCAGAAAGGCTTAGACAGGCTCAAAGCACGCTTGAAGCGAGGGTTTTGGACCGCACTGCCTCACTCATGGAAACAAAGAAAAGCCTGGAGAGAGAGATAGCTGATCGTGAAACTCTTCAACAAGCCCTGATAGAAAGTGAGAAACGATACAGAGGTCTGGTAGAGAGCGCCAATGACATCATTTTTTCATGTGACGCCAATGGATGTTTTACTTTGATCAATCGGGTAGCTCTACGTATCACAGGTTACTCGAGGGAAGAAATATTCGGACGTCGATACGTCGATTTTATACACCCCGCGTACAAGGATGAAATTGAGGAATTTTATTTCAATCAGGTCAGAAAAAAGATTCCTGACACATACAAAGAATATCCGATAGTGTCCAAGAGAGGACAGATCATATGGTTGGGGCAAATTGTTCAGTTAATAACGGAACAATCCAGGATAATAGGATTTCAGGCTATAGCCAGAGACATCACGAAAAGGAAGGCGGCTCTAAAAGCTCTTGAGGAATCGGAACAGGAATTCAGATCAATATTTGAGTATTCACCGATAGGAATTTTTAGATTTGACAGAAACGGAGTGATTACAACCTGCAACGAAAAATTTATCGAGATCATAGGATCATCGAGAGAGAAACTAGTTGGTCTGGATATGTTGAACCTGTTGAAGGATCAATCAATTCTGGGGTCAATTCGAAAGGCTTTGTCAGGTACAATTGGATATTATGAGGGGGCATACGCTTCGGTAACGGCTAAGAAGATTACACCGGTTAAGTGCGTCATGAGTCCTGTCCTGATAGATGGGGTTTTTCAAGGGGGGATCGGAATTGTTGAAGACATAACCGAGAGAAGAAAAGCTGAAGATGAACTCAGAAAAAGCAAGGAAATGATGGAAGCTATACTCAACGCTTCCTCCGACATGGCATTTTTGGCGGACACCGCAGGACTAATTCTTAGAACCAATAAGACTATGGCGGCGAGTTTCAACATACCGGTCGATGACCTGATAGGGAAAAATTGCTTTGACCTGATCGACCCGGAATCGGCTGAGCGGCGGAGAGAAAAGTTCGGGCAGGTAATCGCTGAAAAGAAAGCGATAAGATTTGAAGATACAAGAGCTGAAAATTACTTCGACCAGAGTTTTTACCCCATATTCGACACAAGAAGCGAGGTCGTGCAAATAGCCGTTTTTTCACGTGACATAACGGAAAAGAAGAAGTCAGAGGAAGCCTTTCTCCAGTCGGAACGTTTCAAGGCAGTAGCTGGATTAGCCGCCGGCGTAGCTCATAACTTCAACAACTTGCTTCAGGTGGTCATGGCAGGATCCGAACTGGCTCTCCAAGAGACTAGGAAGGGTAATCTTCAAAATATTGAAGTCGTGATGAGACGCATGATCAACGGGTGTAAATTTGGAGCTGAAACCGTTAAAAGGCTTCAGGAATTTGCCGGCATTTCCAGTCAAAGAGATCGACCTCTGGAAATTCTGGATGTTTCTGAGATAATCAAGCAAGCTGTTGAAATAACGAAACCTTTTTGGAAAAATAACCCGGAAAGGGAAGGAATTTATATCAACATGGTCTTGAACTTAAAAGATGGATGTTTTTTGGTGGGCAAGAAACACGAAATGTTTGAAGTTCTGGTAAATTTGATCAAGAATTCTGTAGAGGCCATGCCTGATGGAGGCGATTTGTGCATAGCCTGTGAGCCAGAGGATCGGGAAATCATAGTTAAAATTAAGGATACAGGAATTGGCATAGGCTCAGAAAATATCGGAAAATTGTTTACCCCTTTTTTTACAACCAAGATGAAATCCGGAGCCGGATTGGGGTTGGCTACCACCCGTAAGATAATCAATGACCACGGAGGTCACATCTTTGCCGCAAGTGACGTTGAAAAAGGGGCATTGTTCACCATGGTCCTGCCTCTTAAACAGCCCCTGGGGTTATAG
- a CDS encoding FAD:protein FMN transferase, which yields MAFPNFVDLNRRTPLLTVAFLLLTSWSLNSCSMGNSNSTLKIGRILMGTLVEVTVVGPSDQLSKVANSALDEIKRIEDLTSFHKQSQLNEINEKSGLEPVKVDPELIALIQRSLEISQLTNGAFDPTIGVISKLWNFSGPEGPRLPSPEEINQALNKVGWKKVQIFPERSEIYLPEQGMALDLGGIAKGYALNQAEQIIKSTGIKSALINAGGDITAFGGKGPGVPWKIGIQDPRDPSAIAATVDIESGSVFTSGDYERYFEKDGIRYHHILDPKTGFPSSAVESVSVVAPDGVRAEGLSAGIFVLGPKQGSSLLDKMNNISCLIVNSNGEFVILPEGSRVFKPRDQ from the coding sequence ATGGCTTTCCCCAATTTTGTAGATTTAAATCGTAGAACCCCCTTGCTGACGGTGGCTTTCTTGCTTTTGACCTCATGGAGTTTGAACTCCTGCTCCATGGGGAATTCCAATTCGACCTTGAAAATCGGCCGGATACTCATGGGAACCCTCGTTGAGGTCACGGTGGTGGGCCCTTCCGACCAGCTTTCAAAGGTGGCAAATTCGGCCCTAGACGAAATCAAGCGAATTGAGGATTTAACATCTTTTCATAAACAGTCTCAACTTAATGAGATAAACGAGAAATCAGGATTAGAGCCTGTTAAGGTGGATCCCGAACTCATAGCCCTCATTCAAAGAAGTCTGGAGATATCACAACTTACCAACGGGGCCTTTGATCCAACTATCGGGGTTATATCAAAACTCTGGAACTTTAGCGGCCCTGAAGGACCCAGGCTACCAAGCCCCGAAGAAATAAATCAGGCGTTAAATAAAGTGGGCTGGAAAAAGGTCCAAATATTTCCTGAAAGATCCGAAATTTATCTTCCTGAACAAGGAATGGCCTTGGATCTCGGAGGAATAGCAAAGGGCTACGCACTGAATCAGGCCGAACAAATCATAAAATCAACGGGAATCAAATCAGCTCTAATAAATGCTGGAGGCGATATTACGGCTTTTGGAGGTAAAGGACCTGGTGTCCCATGGAAGATTGGTATCCAGGATCCGAGAGACCCGTCAGCCATCGCAGCGACAGTCGACATCGAATCAGGATCAGTCTTTACATCGGGTGATTATGAAAGATACTTCGAAAAGGACGGCATACGGTATCACCATATTCTGGACCCCAAAACCGGGTTCCCATCGTCCGCAGTGGAGTCTGTCTCCGTGGTGGCGCCTGATGGCGTACGGGCTGAAGGCCTGTCCGCAGGAATATTTGTTCTTGGCCCCAAGCAGGGAAGCTCTTTACTTGATAAAATGAATAATATTTCGTGTCTAATAGTTAATTCTAATGGGGAATTCGTCATATTACCCGAGGGATCTCGTGTTTTTAAGCCAAGGGATCAGTAA